The sequence ACATACTGTGGAAACCAGTTTAAAATACCTGTTCTAATATGTTCAGGATGTTCTAGTCGCTTCCAGAAAAAGCATCCTGAATGATTATTGAATAGGTAAAAATTGATCTCTGCTGCCTCCTGCTGGTATTAATTCTAGTCACTTTATGGTTTCAGATCCTTCTACTAAAGTGTCTCCTGAGTAAATCTGccttacaactttttttttttttttttagttgtctttatttaaaaaaatgaaacaagttaGTTACAAAAAATCTTTGTTCCAAATAGATACTATGTACCTTACAAATTTTTTTGCTTGGTTTTGAGTTTTAAAGATTGCTATAGAAATTATTTCTAATATAAATGAATGATTATTTCTTCCTCAGAGGGTTGATTTCGTAGTGCACTGTTTACAAAAACTGAGTAAGTGAAAAACGACAGTTTGTAAATTTGtaccatttaggaaaaaaattttaactttatgtAGAGTAGCATGAATAATGGCAGATAAAATCACTTAAGATTATAGTTTTTACACAGATGCCTACAACTTTCTAAACTCATCCCTctcatcatcaaaattaaaactgtgCTTTCGTGTTAGGCAGTCTTCATGAATTTATTAACCTTCACTGAGGTTGTAAATAAAAGTCATATACAACACTTGATACCACTTCTTCAGACTACTGGTGTCTtactaaggaattttttttaattaaaaaaaatttttttgtctgcaccacaccgcttgtgggatgttagttccccagccagagatcaaacctgggccctcggcagtgaaagtgcggagtcctaaccactggaccaccagagaattcccttatTAAGGAATTTTAAGTACCCATAGTAGCCTATGGAATCCTATGTAGAGCTTATCTATTCTGTGGAgtcccttctctctctgactccatttcctatttttttctccctccctcacattattccagccacactggattctttcctttttctcaaacTCTCCTGGCACtttcccacctcaggaccttgGAATATACCATTTCCTTAAATAACCACAGGGCTCTCTCCCATACCTTCTTCAGACCTTTACTCAGCTGTTACCTAAGGCCTTTCCTAACCTTCCTCCATCTAGATTCGCATACAACATACTCCTCAACAATCCATATCCACCTTCCCTACTCTATATTCTATGTTGCATTTGTCATATACCATATATTTTACTACGATGTTTATTGTCACTCCTTCTGGTAGAACATAAGCTCTATCATGGCAGAGCTTTCTgttcaaatttatatatatattttttccactgcTCTCTCCCCAGCACCTAAAATCCCCTGCTCAAGATAATTTAATGCATTAATGCATATGCAGGTATGTTTATGTAAAttaatgtttgtttattcatatatttaaatttgatAGATGTCACAGGTCAGATGTTCCTGAAGTCTTtacattccctgcattggcactGATCACATCAGCTCATCACTGGAAAAATAGTTTAATCATTTTTAGATGGTAAAACAGCTGGATATCCTTCTGTGGCTTGTGAATTTCTGACAGACGTAATACCTTCATATCAATGAAGAGCAGTCATTACCAGTCCCTTTCTCTGGCCAAGGGGCAGTAGATGGGTGCAGGTAAAAGTCAGATtctagggaactccctggtggtccagtggttaggactcttcgctttcactgccgaggacctgggttcagttcctggtcagggaactaagattctgcaagctgcatgacatggccaaaaaaaaagtcgGACTCTAGAACTAGCCTGTATGGGTTTGAATTCTGTCTCTGCCATTtattgactgtgtgaccttggccgaGTCATTCTAccttctgtgccttagttttctcttctgtaaaatggagctagtgagttaatacatgtaaaacatgtAGAACAATGCATGGCTCATGACAAATACTAGGTCTTCAGGTGTTTGATATGTAATAGGAAATATGACGGAGAGGGACCACATCACACAACTACAGAATTCTTTTAAGAAATTACTTTTCTGGGTTTCTTTTATTACTAATTCGTGTGATTTCCAAACAATAGTAGAGGGAGGTAAATAACATCAACCAAGTGTTTACCAGATGTTAAGCAAAGGTCACGTATTTTACATGTACTGACTCATTTGGTACAGatacagagaggctaagtaacttcccccaaatcacacagctagtaatggCAAAGTTGGGAATGGAATATTCAGTCTGGTTCCAGAACCCACACTCCTCAGAATAATATCATGCTGTCTCTTAGATGCCAAAGATTTCTTAATGAAAATAGgggttaaaaaaattcaaaacaggaaaaaatttcAATACCATAATTTGCTTTGAAACTGAAAGATACCATTGTTCAATATTAACAGCATAATACTTGGGAAAGTTCTTAAGACAATAGGATCCCCAGTAGCAGACATTGAGAACAATGGAAGGAAGCATCCGAAGTTAGCACAAGTACCCAAAGAGGCAATCTGGCAGGAGTTAGATATAGTAATACCACCTATAATCATTTgacttacatttacattttacagtttacattcctgaaggaagtgacattttcaaagcactttaccAGGATCCTGTTTTCCagatccttccctcctctctttccttgGGTGATTTAAGCCATTTCACTCTTCTTTGGCACCTGAGTCAGCTAAGGACAGTTTGGGACCGGAAATAAAATGTTGGCTAAAAACTCAAATAGGACTTTGAGGCTAGTTAGAATTTTGCATACCTTGAAATGTGGACATTTCCACCATCCTAGAGTTTTACTGATGATAAGGGAAGTTTCAGGAGACGGAGGAGTTGCCTCAACACCAACGTAGGGGATAGAGATGGCTCTTCCCAGAGATGTTCTAGGAGTAATGGAGCCTTCGCCCCAGCAGGTGGCGCAAGACACATCCTCACCtcgttttctttccctttgtccCTCAGCGTGTTCCCACTGGAAGACCCTACACTCGAGTGCAGAATGGTCTCAGAGGTCATCTTTTAATGAGTCcttcagattttttcttttgaattattgTCAAAACAGTGACTCAGCAGGATTCCTTTCTTTCCAGCCCTAAACTTTTTCTCTAGGTCAGCCCAAATGTGGTCCACTGACCAGCAGCATTTAACATCATGTGGAAGCAGACCCACTGTCAAACTTATTGAATTGGAAtcgacattttaacaatatcccCAGGCGATCTGTGTGCAGGTTAAAATTTGAGGAGCGCTGGGGTAGAGCTTTCAAGGCGGGCATTAGGCTTTACTAAATCTTGCTGTGGATGTTTTCAAATTGGAACCCAGAGAAACTCACCAATCACAGTCGGATCAGAACTCTGCTGTGGCTCCAGGGAGGTCTCTCCGAAGGCATTGAACAGGAAGATAAAGCTAGATTTTCCCAGCTTGTCACACAGTGCCCAGGATTTACAGAAGCCAGATGCAGAACTCTTGatactgaaactgagcaggaccccgCGGGGCTCCCGGGCACAAAAGCCATTCTGTGTCCCCCACTTCTTGTGTGTAAgcaataggcttcattcagcctccatggcCTTCCcccgagttccaaagggcaggttcaaacagttgctaattggggaaaggaggggatgcagagacagggGAGGAAGAGTCAAGAAACAatggtgcagccttggggcagggtcctgattcctcctcaagggatatacataataatatctttgagctcttctgcagaactaaaacccccagcAAATGGAAGACGTTAACTGCTTGATGAAGCACACccttcattccagagagaaggtcacagttcgCCCATCACCACCCGATGCCAGATGACCTCTGGATTGAAAAAATGCAGGCCTTGCACACACGCTGACCCTTATAAGCACCCCGCCCCTGGACTATAAGGCTCCTCACAGGCTCCCCctggttgggacacacagttttgagggcatcaGCCCGCTGTggccctctttgcctggcaaagcaataaaactatttttgtccACTTTACCCAGAACTCTTGTCTCCAAGATTAAATTTGGTGCTGGGTACAGAGGCCTGATTTGGCATCAGTGGGACAGAGTGGCTGGTAGAGTCCTGGTATATTTGTTGTCACCTATCACAGGGTAGTTTCAGATCATCCTATCAGATAACCCAGCAACAGTACTCAAAAACCATATTATGGAAATGtgccatttattgaaaatgaAAGCAATCAGCTTACCTCATCTTCCCTCCGTGACTTTGGAGGGAGTGTCCGCTTCTTGCCAAGCCATTTCCAGTGCTCGAATTCTGGATTCCATTCTcttgggatttttgtttgttggtttgcttTAAGGTTTCTGAAATTATGTCTGTTTTCCCCAAATCGGTGAATAAACCAGGATATAAATATGTGATAATTCCTATTCCTCTGCTCTCGaggagattttaatttctctgctaCCATAAACTCACGACAAATACCTGAAAACAATTCTGGAGTGTATATGAGCTTAACAGTGTGTCAATATCCCTGAGTCTCCCCAACCCTTTCCTAATAAaaacatgctttctttttttccttattgctCCTAAATCTACTAGGTGATTATCTATTCACATTCTAATCATACTATTAAATTGTGTAAAAACAGAGTAGTGGGAGAGTTAGGCTTCATTTCTCCAGGGAACATGAAGGAGTAAAATACTCTGGACTTGGGACTCccctgccagtccagtggttaagactccttgcttccactgtagggggcgcgggttcaattcctggttggggtactaagatcccacataccacatggtgcggacaaaaaaaaaaagattatgttaTGTGGGGCTGTCAGACCCACAGGGGAAAAGACATTGGCAATGGGTTGACCAGACATCGTACAGTGCAAGTGCCACCTGAGTATAGAATTAGACTAAGGAACCCTGGGTGCTGGATTCTGCAGGATGTTCCACTTACCAGCTATTAAACCAAAAACACCCcacagcactttaaaaaatttttttgacgcCAGAGTCTGTGCTTTTAAGCACATTTATATCTCAAAACAAAACGAAGAACCAGGTCAATTAAGACCATAATCAACCAATAAaacttaatatttttcataaaacaaaaatgctaaaTTCTCATGGTCTTATAACTATTACTTATGTGGTTACTTAAAAACCTTAAATCACTGTCATATACATTACCACCTTGGACTTACATATAACTGTAAACTCTGTAGGGAAATTGatccccatttttgtttttttgggtgcactgcatgggatctagttccccgaccagcaccccttgcattggaaacacagactcttaaccactggacctccagggaagtcccttttttttctaaatttttttttttttttagataggaAAACTGAGAACCAGGGAGATTAAATTACTTGCCCAAAACAACAGGGAGTAAGCAGCAGATCCACAGGTttcgtttgtttttaaattttttggctgtgccacagcacgtgggatattaggtccctgaccagggatcaaaccagcacCTGCTGCTTTCGGTGAAGTGGAGAAGGGATAATTTGGGTCCATGTGACTGACTTTTACACTGTCCAACCCTAGCCCCTTCACAGCCTCTAACCCTTCCCAAAACACAGGGAAAACTCCCTCATCATTTTTCTCCCTGGCAGATTTTGGCACTCAGGGGAACCCAGTAATATGGGTGTGTTTCACTGGGTTTTCGTCCTGCACCAGGAAACTGGGGCTGGAAAGATACTTTTTGTCATGTTCCTCACAAATCAATTTGCAAGGTGACGAAGATCTACTTCTGAATGGAACAGTCTCCACGGAAATGAGTTTGGATTGGCAGCCACCATTATGGAGAGAGCTAACTTGCTCTTTTCATTATGGGTAAATCTTGCATAAGAGATGCCAGCAGAATGTTTTCAGGAGGCTGTCACCTATTCCACTGATGATAGAATCAGTTCACAAACTCattgtttcatttgtaaaatggaagttTATTTCCATGTGCCAGGACCTGTCCTGGAGAGGTCCTTCTGCAGACAGATGGAAGGGTCATGTGGCGGACTTGTGTCCCcaaaaactcatatgttgaagccctgacccccaGAACCTCACAATGTGACTGTATTGGgaatagggcctttaaagaggtgattaagttaaaatgaggccttcagggcttccctggtggtgcagtggttaagaatccgcctgcaagtgcaggggacatgggttcaagccctggtccgggaagatcccacatgccgcggagcaactaagtccatgcaccacaactactgagccctcacgccacaaTTACTcagccctcgcacctagagcccgtgctctgcaacaagaagccatcACGAGAAGCCCactccgctcaccacaactagagaaagcccgtgtgcagcaatgaagacacaacacagccaaaaaaataaataaatttatttttaaaaagttaaaaaaaaaagtgaaggtatTAAAAGTAACATGCCTTATATGTTTGAGGATTAGggttaatacatataaaacaaacttaGAACATGGCATAGGACTCAAAAGTATGAAAACTTTAAATACTGAAGGACACGGAAGTAGAATGCATTTTGTTCACCCATGTTCTTGCATTATTAGATTTCACAAGAGTATAAATTTAACACAATTGCAAAAAATAAGTTCTTTCACTAGTCAATGATTTTCAAATGCATACAGCACTCAAGAGGGCCTTGCCTCTGGGAACATCTTGCAAGTTTAACAAAACCTCAAGACCACCCACATTCACCCATGCTGTAGACCATGATGGTTTGAGTAGTTCTAAGTAGGTCAACCTTTGAAGACCTACTTTGGtggatattaatatttaatattcctttttaaCGTCACCGTTGAAATTCTTTGCCATTTGTGCGCACAGCCCTCCAGGTTTGGGCTCTTTCTGCTTCTGCTTCATTCTGAATACCACCAGGTCTCTAGTTGCTTTGCAActggattctctttttttttggccacaccacgcagcttgtgggatcttagttccccaatcagggattgaacccaggccctgggcagtgaaagcacaggagtcctaacccctggaccaccagggaagccccatgtacccaattctttaatatctttttaaagtgCACAAAAGATAGTTGGAGGGCAGAAGATGAGTTTTATGTATCTCTTTTATCCCACAAATAAATCCAGGTCTGTGTACACTTAGgttatgaaagaaaataactgaactAAATAAAACACCATTGGGGCTGCATCTTCTCTTAGCATTATATACCACTATCATTCTTTCAATTCCCTCCAACCAAGACCAACTGATAACTTCTTCCAGGAGGTTAATATGTGCAAATGTCTGTGCCCTTGTTTTCTAACCTTACCCAAATGTATAAACTTCCTTCCCAACAGGACAATATCACAAAATATTAGAATGCCAGATATTTACACCCTGGGAATGTGATGGGGATAAGTATTATTCATTTAATACATAGCCAGCAAAAACAAGTCTACAAtaagaggaatttttttaaaggtactcAAATAAGTCTCAAATTTTAATAAGATCCTCTATAAACACATTTATTTGCTACTGAAAACTGAAACAGCAcatcaaaaatttttattgtaattcaACACGCTGTTCTAACAATGCTATGGCCAAGCCACCCAACGTGGTGTGGTGGTCTTTACTTTCCTTCCGCACAAGTTAATTTGTCTCACAAAGTGGAACTAAAATATATTCAAGTCATTCAAATGCAAGCTACATAGATTCCTCATAAGTTACTGTATTAAGGGGGAAAAGAGatgcaagaaaaaaagacaacacagAACTTATAATACAGGTTATCAAAATATTGGTACGCAATCTTTCCCAAGCTTCATAATGATCCTAAGACTACCAGGAAGAAAAAGTAGTACAAGAATAAGGTTTATGGTTCCTTCGACTCCGTGTCATAATTACTGTAATACTTATTGTTGTAATAATTCTCATAATTATCCTCAGAAGGATCTCTATGAAACCGGCAAAAACGACAGCTACATCTAAATCTTTGCCCTCTTGACTGAGtctggaaaaaagaatgaaatggattAATtggttaataatttaaaataataaagtacttgTACACCAAAGAGACGTTAACAACCCTCAAATCTAATGTTGGTTGTTAGAAGAGTCTTTGGAATATGGAACactaaaaaaaaaggtcaaaaccaaaaaactttttGGTAAAAATGGATCGAAATGTATGGCTGCCAAAGAATATCAGATTGCCATTCTGTAATGCTAACGGCTGCTGATTGTCAGTCAATAATATATTCCTGtacaactataaatggagtataacctttaaaaactgaatcactctgtcatacacctgtaatttataatactgtatatcaactatacttcagtttaaaaggaaaattacacacacacacatacatgcatatgtatcaatatataccTTGTGTCAGTTCTCTGAATGCCTTAAACGTGAGACACTCAACCAGCTGCTGGACACTCTGTGCTCAGGTGTTTGCCCTCTTACTACATGGTATTGCATATCATGTTTGTGACAGCAGGTGAAAAATACCAGcacaacatcaagagtgaacctTCATGGAAACTAGACTTTCGGTGATAataatgtgtcagtgtaggttcaccaCTGTTAACACCACGTAACTGGAAGATGTTGACAGCAGAGTAGGCTATGGATGTGTGGGTTCAGGAAGTATATGtcctttctgcttaattttgctgGAGACCTAAAACTGCTCGAAAAATatgactttatatatatttttaaaaagcacaaatatgAACTGATTGCTCCAGAGTTTCTGAGGATTGAGAAAGTCCAAGCCAATttgcctttcctcctccctccccaaaccACATACCCACCCACTTGCATAGTAAGGGAGCTTCTAGTTACCTCAACATCATTCTGCCATGGTCCTCTTTCAGAGTCAGACttcatgggaagaaaaaaatacatgtattacaAACTATCAAGGAAAATTCGGATCACTAATGCTACCCATCTAACATAAGAAGAGTTGGCGAGTCTTAAAACCCTACGTGTTATTCACACCCCGCACTCATGAGTACAGTGGACGAGTGACCGCTGCTACTCATtgctatttatattatttaatttgggggggggccgaggtcccccaccagggatcgaacccttggcccctgcagtggaagcgggcacttgggagtcttaaccactggaccaccagggaatcctccCTGCCACCCCATCGCTGTTTACATCTTGATTTATGtgagtgccccccaccccctagaGCGGGCCAGTGCTGCCTACCCAGACCACATCAACTCACCCGAGGAACTCCTTTGCCGTAGCGTTTTTTAATGGACTGAATCAGCCGTTCCATCTTCTCTCTCCGATCAGTTAACACGGTCCTCACCCCTCTCCTATAGGGTATGTTTTCACCAAGTAACCGCCCAGTTGGTTGAGGTAGACACTCTGGTAGAATGAATGGCAATTTGATACCAGGGTTGAGTGTCAGTTTACTGAGGTTCTTTATGAACGCTTCAGACATAGGTTCAGAggcaactgaaagagaaaaagaaagtgaagatcCATTAGTGCGGATTGCAATATCCAGAAGCCCCTTATCTCTCGCTCAAACTAGGTCTGCTCTGAAGCAGCTCCCAACAATGGACACTGGAAGCTTCCTCAGGGTGAAGATCCTAGATACCATAGGCATTAACGAGCATGCTGCATGCCTTGAGAGCATCCTAAGAATCCACTGTAATGGGAAACGCtttcttctcaaaataaaaagt is a genomic window of Kogia breviceps isolate mKogBre1 chromosome 12, mKogBre1 haplotype 1, whole genome shotgun sequence containing:
- the DPPA3 gene encoding developmental pluripotency-associated protein 3, whose translation is MDSSEVNPTWTLESPQMSIDENSQAIPVASEPMSEAFIKNLSKLTLNPGIKLPFILPECLPQPTGRLLGENIPYRRGVRTVLTDRREKMERLIQSIKKRYGKGVPRSDSERGPWQNDVETQSRGQRFRCSCRFCRFHRDPSEDNYENYYNNKYYSNYDTESKEP